Within Bacteroidota bacterium, the genomic segment AAAAAGCCTGTTTAACAATGTTCTAAGAATTCTTTCAATGATGCTATATTGGGCACATTCATCGAATCCACTTGTTTATAATCTGCTATAAGGAGCGATAACCAATCGAGGCGGAATATTGTTTCGTATATAGCTGCCAAGTGAAAATCGACCACCGCTACATGCACCACTTTATGATACTCTACTTCGAGTAAGGAATTTAGGAAATCGAAACGGTTTTCGGTCCGTTCATTTTCTTGCGAATGTATAAATATAAATACCGAAGCAACCTGACCATAATATGTTTCTATCACATTGTGGTTGGCTTCGGGCAGTACATGCACAAATGCTTCAGCTTTGGCATTCTCCTGCACCTGCTGTGCAAACCTAATTCCCACCGCTTCAAATTGTGCATCCGTTACTATAATAATCTTTTTATCGAGGTGCTTTTTAATGGCTTCAAAAATATCTTCTGCAGTTTCTAAATAGGGTGTTTTATCACTTGTCTTTTCTACCAGTGCTTGCAGGCTTTCATCAGGATTTTCTCCCATCAACTCAGCAAAAATTTTCACCTGCACGGTAAGTGAATAACCTAGGGCCATTCGTGGTTGAAAACCTGACTGTATAATATTATAGTGAACACCATCTGCTTCGGCCAATTCTACAATTTTACCACCTGATGCCACTACCAACATGTGACAACCTTTGGTCTTGCCATCGGCATACATTGCTAGTGTTTCTTCTGTATTGCCAGAGTATGATGCCAAAATGAGCAAAGTGCTTTTATTGGCATAAGCAGGCAAACCGTATTCGCTCACACATTCAATAGGTAACGGGAATTTAGCTGCCACATAAGCTTTGATGAGCCTGCCTCCTATGCCGCTGCCACCGAGGCCAGCAATAATAACATTGGAGAACTGCGAAACTTGTAGTCCATGCGGTTTGTAATTATCCAATACATATTGAATTTGGTTTGGGAACTGCTCTAATGCCCTGTGTTGTGCTGAATTGTCAATCATCATATTGCGGAATAAAATTTAAAAAATTGAGTGCAAATATAAGAAAGGGAGCCAAAGTGTACTTGAAAAAATTGTTACGCTAAAAACCAATCACGTAGTTGTTATCATCTTACGGATATATTTTTCATACTTAACCAGTGTTTGGATTGAAAGCTTCTCTTTTGACTCCGCCAGCAGGCGGAGGAAGTTAAAAAACATGAGAGTTTATTCTTATAAATGCCCATTTTTTTAATAAGCGTAACGAAAAAGAGGAGTTTTCGAACAAGCATTACTTAGTTTTGGAGCTACTTATTAATTATATTTGCAAACTCCAAAATAATTTAAAATGAAAAAAATACCTTTACTATTTTCCATTCTCTTTATTCAAGCAGTATCATTTGCACAACTTTCCAGAGATGTTTCTGTTGAACTTAATGCTATTACTGACTCGGCCAA encodes:
- a CDS encoding SIS domain-containing protein, with the translated sequence MMIDNSAQHRALEQFPNQIQYVLDNYKPHGLQVSQFSNVIIAGLGGSGIGGRLIKAYVAAKFPLPIECVSEYGLPAYANKSTLLILASYSGNTEETLAMYADGKTKGCHMLVVASGGKIVELAEADGVHYNIIQSGFQPRMALGYSLTVQVKIFAELMGENPDESLQALVEKTSDKTPYLETAEDIFEAIKKHLDKKIIIVTDAQFEAVGIRFAQQVQENAKAEAFVHVLPEANHNVIETYYGQVASVFIFIHSQENERTENRFDFLNSLLEVEYHKVVHVAVVDFHLAAIYETIFRLDWLSLLIADYKQVDSMNVPNIASLKEFLEHC